The Brasilonema sennae CENA114 genome includes a region encoding these proteins:
- a CDS encoding DUF3386 domain-containing protein produces the protein MTHPTTARQIFQTAYESRYTWDENFPGYSADVQLVQPDEVHTGKIRINRDLSVEVTGVADEQVQEGISTQLRDTVTHRKRTSFEQSHGKHEFCLGEQDSDGAIEILVNGDCMGSNYKVRGNEICQVSRILGRMAFIINTHENFDTGSGYLGTRYDAVFRNLKTNEITSILKFEDSYEKIDDYYVMTKQVVQEDKDGASTTTEFAYFNIKLLEAAIV, from the coding sequence ATGACACATCCAACAACAGCCCGTCAGATATTCCAAACCGCTTACGAAAGTCGTTACACTTGGGATGAAAACTTTCCTGGCTACAGTGCAGATGTGCAACTCGTTCAACCAGATGAAGTTCACACAGGTAAGATTCGGATCAACCGGGATTTAAGCGTAGAAGTTACGGGTGTTGCAGATGAGCAAGTACAAGAAGGGATTTCTACCCAATTGCGAGATACAGTCACCCATCGTAAACGTACAAGTTTTGAGCAGTCTCATGGAAAGCACGAGTTTTGCCTGGGTGAACAAGACTCCGATGGTGCAATAGAAATTTTGGTAAATGGCGACTGTATGGGTTCAAATTATAAAGTCCGGGGCAATGAGATTTGTCAGGTTAGTCGCATCCTGGGTCGTATGGCTTTTATTATTAATACTCACGAAAATTTCGATACAGGTTCTGGTTACCTTGGAACTCGCTATGATGCGGTTTTTCGTAACTTGAAAACAAATGAAATCACCAGCATTCTCAAATTTGAAGATTCTTATGAGAAGATAGACGATTACTATGTGATGACTAAGCAGGTTGTGCAAGAGGATAAAGATGGCGCTAGCACAACAACTGAGTTTGCTTATTTCAATATTAAGCTACTAGAAGCAGCGATTGTTTAG
- the cobM gene encoding precorrin-4 C(11)-methyltransferase, translating into MTKSNYISLESGVYIVGAGPGDPELLTLKAQKLLKLADVVLFADSLVPQEILELCREDAEIIPSVNKTLEEILPIMIERVRSHKSVVRLHSGDPSLYSAIHEQMYLLAEAEIPFEVIPGISAFQAAAAKLKVELTVPGLVQTIILTRISGRTKVPETEELTTLAAHQASLCLYLSARHVEAAQAKLLQHYSPETQVAICYRLGWSDEKIVVVPLHKMAECTHTEKLIRTTLYVISPALSQASARSRLYHPEHSHLFRSYHS; encoded by the coding sequence ATGACAAAAAGTAATTATATATCTCTAGAATCTGGTGTGTACATCGTCGGTGCAGGTCCTGGAGACCCAGAGTTATTGACTCTTAAGGCGCAAAAACTCCTAAAACTTGCCGATGTTGTTTTATTTGCTGATTCTTTAGTACCTCAAGAGATTTTAGAGCTTTGCCGCGAGGATGCAGAAATTATTCCCTCTGTGAACAAGACTTTGGAAGAAATTTTGCCAATTATGATCGAACGAGTGCGATCGCACAAATCTGTCGTCCGTCTCCATTCTGGCGATCCGAGTCTCTACAGCGCCATCCACGAACAAATGTATCTTTTGGCAGAAGCGGAAATTCCTTTTGAAGTGATACCAGGTATTAGTGCTTTTCAAGCAGCAGCTGCGAAACTCAAAGTAGAACTCACTGTTCCCGGTTTAGTCCAAACAATCATCCTCACGCGCATCAGCGGACGTACAAAAGTTCCCGAAACAGAAGAATTAACCACTCTCGCAGCCCATCAAGCTAGTTTATGTTTATATCTGAGTGCACGTCACGTTGAAGCAGCTCAAGCTAAACTACTCCAACACTACTCACCTGAAACACAAGTAGCTATTTGCTATCGCTTAGGATGGTCTGATGAAAAAATAGTGGTTGTTCCTCTCCATAAAATGGCAGAGTGTACTCACACAGAAAAGCTAATTCGCACCACACTTTACGTAATCAGCCCTGCACTTTCCCAAGCATCAGCACGCTCTCGTTTATATCATCCCGAACATAGTCACTTGTTTCGCTCATATCACAGTTGA
- a CDS encoding phenylpyruvate tautomerase MIF-related protein, which yields MPLIKVQTSVSAPLGEEVEALLKSLSAKLAKHTGKPESYIMTAFEAAVPMTFAGTTEPVCYIEVKSVGTMKPDQTEVMSQDFCQEINKALKVPQNRIYIEFADAKGAMWGWNGTTFG from the coding sequence ATGCCTTTAATTAAAGTCCAAACTTCTGTATCTGCTCCTCTTGGAGAAGAAGTTGAAGCATTGCTCAAAAGCCTATCAGCTAAGTTAGCTAAGCATACCGGAAAACCAGAAAGCTACATTATGACAGCTTTTGAAGCAGCAGTTCCCATGACATTTGCTGGCACGACTGAGCCAGTATGCTACATCGAGGTTAAAAGTGTCGGTACAATGAAGCCAGACCAAACCGAAGTGATGAGCCAAGACTTTTGCCAGGAGATTAACAAGGCGCTAAAAGTGCCTCAAAATCGTATATATATAGAGTTCGCTGACGCCAAGGGTGCGATGTGGGGCTGGAATGGCACAACTTTTGGTTAG
- a CDS encoding MGMT family protein: MSTYNVIYQIVRQIPKGRVATYGQVADLANLYGKARLVGYALYRLDISLSDVPWHRVINAKGEISQSPSRYGGDNLQRSLLEQEGIKFNTEGKMNLREYLWQPSLNVDD, from the coding sequence GTGTCTACTTACAATGTCATCTATCAAATAGTGCGTCAGATTCCCAAGGGAAGAGTCGCAACCTATGGACAGGTGGCGGATTTAGCAAATCTATATGGTAAAGCGCGTCTGGTAGGTTATGCTCTCTACCGTCTAGATATAAGCTTATCCGATGTCCCGTGGCATCGAGTTATTAATGCTAAAGGCGAGATATCTCAATCTCCTTCGCGATATGGAGGAGATAATTTGCAGCGATCGCTCCTGGAGCAAGAAGGGATAAAATTTAACACAGAAGGAAAAATGAACTTGCGAGAGTATCTGTGGCAACCCTCCTTAAATGTAGATGACTGA